A single Paenibacillus sp. FSL R5-0517 DNA region contains:
- a CDS encoding sugar ABC transporter ATP-binding protein: MHIQMQNIHKAFGTNQVLSGVDFELKDGEVHALMGENGAGKSTLMNILIGLHERDQGTIRIDGEENYFASPKEAEKLGITFIHQELNVWPEMTVLDNLFIGKEMTSSLGLLNTRQMKALAKEQFEKLSVDIPLERPAGECSVGQQQMIEIAKALMTDAKVIIMDEPTAALTEREIQKLFGVISSLKKDGVSIVYISHRMEEIFTICDRITIMRDGRTVDTQPIPQTSFDEVVRKMVGRELTERYPVRNPSYGEVVLEVRNASSKGLFENINFTVRAGEILGFSGLMGSGRTEIMRTIFGLDTLDSGEIFIRGKKANIRKPADAVKHGIGFITEDRKDEGLVLDFSIRENMALTNLFSFSSKGFISASKEQDFVDTLIKRLQIKTQSSETAARNLSGGNQQKVVIAKWVGIGPSVLILDEPTRGVDVGAKREIYELMNELTDRGVAIIMVSSELPEVLGMSDRIAVVHEGHISGEVAREVATQEHIMTLATGGQ; this comes from the coding sequence ATGCATATTCAGATGCAAAACATTCATAAAGCGTTTGGCACCAATCAGGTGCTGAGCGGAGTGGATTTTGAACTAAAAGACGGTGAGGTTCATGCCTTAATGGGGGAGAATGGAGCCGGCAAATCCACACTGATGAACATTCTGATTGGTCTCCATGAGCGAGATCAGGGAACCATCAGAATAGACGGAGAAGAAAACTATTTTGCAAGTCCGAAGGAAGCAGAGAAGTTAGGGATCACCTTTATACATCAGGAGCTAAACGTGTGGCCTGAAATGACAGTGCTGGATAATCTCTTTATTGGTAAGGAAATGACATCATCCTTGGGGCTGCTTAATACGAGACAGATGAAAGCGCTTGCCAAAGAGCAGTTTGAAAAGTTGTCCGTTGACATCCCATTGGAACGTCCTGCGGGAGAATGCTCTGTCGGGCAGCAGCAGATGATAGAAATCGCCAAAGCACTTATGACAGATGCCAAGGTTATCATTATGGACGAGCCAACAGCCGCCCTCACGGAGCGCGAGATACAGAAACTGTTTGGTGTAATCAGCTCACTGAAGAAGGACGGAGTATCCATCGTGTACATTTCTCACCGCATGGAGGAGATATTCACGATCTGTGACCGGATTACCATTATGCGTGACGGCAGAACGGTGGACACTCAGCCCATTCCACAGACAAGCTTTGATGAAGTGGTACGGAAAATGGTAGGTCGTGAACTTACCGAGCGTTATCCTGTCCGAAATCCTTCTTATGGTGAAGTTGTTCTGGAAGTAAGGAATGCCAGCAGCAAAGGGTTGTTCGAGAATATTAACTTCACGGTGAGAGCGGGAGAAATCCTCGGTTTCTCAGGACTTATGGGTTCTGGGCGAACCGAGATTATGAGAACAATCTTTGGTTTGGATACGTTGGATAGCGGTGAAATCTTCATCCGCGGCAAAAAAGCGAACATTCGTAAACCGGCAGATGCAGTGAAACATGGAATTGGATTTATTACCGAAGACCGGAAGGATGAGGGGCTGGTATTAGACTTCTCCATTCGCGAGAATATGGCGTTGACGAATCTGTTCAGTTTCTCGAGCAAAGGTTTCATCTCCGCTTCGAAAGAACAAGATTTCGTGGATACATTGATCAAACGTCTTCAGATCAAAACACAATCCTCCGAGACGGCGGCAAGGAATCTATCCGGGGGTAACCAGCAGAAGGTGGTTATCGCGAAATGGGTTGGTATTGGTCCAAGCGTACTTATTCTGGATGAACCCACACGCGGAGTGGATGTCGGAGCGAAGCGCGAAATCTATGAATTGATGAATGAACTTACAGACCGTGGGGTTGCAATCATCATGGTTTCGTCGGAGCTACCTGAAGTGCTTGGCATGAGCGACCGGATCGCAGTTGTGCATGAAGGACACATCAGTGGCGAGGTTGCAAGGGAAGTAGCAACACAAGAACACATTATGACA
- a CDS encoding LacI family DNA-binding transcriptional regulator produces MTTIKDVAQLAGVSVATVSRVINDRGYVHADTRKKVEDAVKALNFSPNEVARSLYKRKSKLIGLLLPDIANPYFPQLARGVEDGMQEQDYRLIFGNSDEEERKEQDYIQTFIQNNVVGVISSTNYPHSSIYKNLKIPVVFLDRTSLDRPSVYADGREGGRLAAREIIQRGSRRITVMQGPSQIRPAQDRFEGAIEIIRDAGLDYRVIQTTSFSINEAGIWAEELFRKYADTDGVIASNDIAAMAVLHEASRIGRKIPDDVQVIGFDDIPMSSLLSPALSTIHQPAYEMGREAAGLLIKLVEQAAIENKNIQLPVSFIERGTTRKVRSDG; encoded by the coding sequence ATGACAACAATTAAAGACGTAGCTCAACTGGCGGGCGTATCTGTTGCCACTGTATCCAGAGTCATCAATGATAGAGGTTATGTTCACGCGGATACACGCAAGAAAGTGGAAGATGCTGTGAAGGCACTTAACTTTTCGCCAAATGAAGTGGCCCGCTCATTATATAAGCGCAAGTCCAAACTGATTGGCCTGTTGTTGCCGGACATTGCCAACCCCTACTTTCCGCAGTTGGCTCGCGGTGTAGAGGATGGGATGCAGGAGCAGGATTATAGACTGATATTCGGAAACAGTGATGAGGAGGAACGGAAGGAGCAGGATTACATCCAGACGTTTATCCAGAACAATGTGGTCGGTGTAATCTCTTCAACGAACTACCCTCATTCTTCAATATATAAAAACCTGAAGATTCCCGTCGTGTTTTTGGATAGAACATCACTGGATCGTCCATCCGTGTATGCGGATGGCAGGGAAGGTGGAAGACTAGCGGCAAGGGAGATTATCCAACGCGGCAGTCGCCGAATCACAGTTATGCAAGGACCGTCACAGATCAGACCAGCTCAGGATCGCTTTGAAGGGGCGATAGAAATTATCCGTGATGCTGGGTTAGATTACCGGGTAATCCAGACGACCTCATTTTCAATTAACGAGGCAGGTATATGGGCTGAAGAATTATTCAGGAAGTATGCGGACACAGATGGGGTGATTGCCAGTAATGATATCGCAGCCATGGCAGTACTGCATGAGGCCTCACGAATTGGAAGGAAGATTCCTGATGATGTCCAAGTGATTGGTTTCGATGATATACCGATGAGCAGCCTGTTATCGCCGGCATTGTCCACCATCCATCAGCCAGCATACGAGATGGGAAGAGAAGCGGCGGGATTACTTATCAAGCTTGTGGAACAAGCTGCAATAGAGAACAAAAACATACAGTTGCCCGTAAGCTTCATCGAACGAGGCACTACGAGAAAGGTGAGATCAGATGGCTAA
- the rbsD gene encoding D-ribose pyranase — translation MKRYGMLNSHISKILSDLGHTDMIAIADAGLPVPDGVVKIDLALKLGTPSFQEVVELIAEDMVIEKIIVAEEIHEGNPAAMQFITEKFSEEAIDASVSHEQFKVLTRQVKAVIRTGEATPYANCILQSGVHFG, via the coding sequence ATGAAAAGATACGGCATGTTGAATAGTCACATCTCCAAAATTCTGTCTGATCTGGGTCATACGGACATGATTGCGATTGCGGATGCAGGTCTACCCGTACCGGACGGAGTTGTTAAAATCGATCTGGCCCTCAAACTGGGAACACCCAGTTTTCAGGAAGTCGTGGAGCTTATCGCAGAAGATATGGTCATTGAGAAAATTATTGTGGCAGAAGAAATTCACGAAGGCAATCCTGCAGCTATGCAATTCATCACGGAGAAGTTCAGTGAGGAAGCCATCGATGCTTCCGTCAGTCACGAACAATTCAAAGTATTAACTCGACAGGTGAAAGCGGTCATCCGCACAGGCGAAGCGACACCGTATGCCAATTGCATTTTACAATCGGGAGTCCATTTCGGTTAA
- a CDS encoding DUF4309 domain-containing protein, whose protein sequence is MIHPKYKAKWASLALLTLISYVLSALLLLPPNADAKGEQISAKQLESMSRLSFTLRDAKQTAYTVYIFAYDEQKSTLTEENGWTKNKKGDKSYTGTYRAALMKKGAAYGTVQAAKLDLNTIILPQTWNFVVKGKEASTPDMLMITDWGTSNFNEVKTYIVRSGELRRVTYVDNKGKKIDDAYSAIRDGGIRTLTGARVQFKNYNNLQFVYGVNTFKLNVNKLEMRLEDTRNLRTRDWPNSGVGDRAYLKSLKDAALKGALPGRTDIKIGMTLQNAQKKLGKPNSRSNEEWGAFYYYSKFGVGFDSYMHELTNKSRIAVFDLYNEKQNLSPWNVRKWMGKPSSEYYNEVVGGYEMVYHLGNHAIVFNYEEEEDLIDFTSIY, encoded by the coding sequence ATGATACACCCTAAATACAAAGCAAAATGGGCTTCACTTGCCTTACTTACCTTAATCAGCTATGTTCTGAGCGCATTGCTCCTGCTGCCGCCCAATGCCGATGCCAAAGGAGAGCAAATCTCAGCCAAACAGCTGGAAAGTATGAGCCGGCTTTCATTTACGCTTCGTGATGCCAAGCAAACGGCATACACGGTTTATATTTTTGCTTATGATGAACAGAAGAGCACGCTGACCGAGGAAAATGGTTGGACGAAAAATAAAAAAGGAGATAAAAGTTACACTGGAACCTATCGGGCGGCCTTAATGAAAAAAGGTGCAGCATACGGAACAGTGCAAGCAGCAAAACTGGATCTGAATACGATTATTTTGCCTCAAACCTGGAACTTCGTTGTGAAAGGCAAAGAGGCGAGTACACCAGATATGCTGATGATCACGGACTGGGGAACTTCTAATTTCAATGAAGTGAAAACGTATATCGTTCGTTCCGGGGAATTGCGCCGTGTCACATATGTCGATAATAAGGGGAAAAAAATTGACGATGCATACTCCGCGATCAGAGATGGTGGAATTCGTACTCTTACAGGTGCCCGAGTGCAGTTCAAAAATTACAACAACCTTCAATTCGTCTATGGGGTTAATACGTTTAAGCTGAATGTGAACAAATTGGAAATGCGGTTGGAAGATACGCGCAACCTTCGTACAAGAGATTGGCCGAACTCGGGTGTTGGCGATCGTGCTTACCTGAAAAGCCTGAAGGACGCTGCATTAAAGGGTGCATTGCCTGGGCGAACGGACATCAAGATTGGCATGACGCTTCAAAATGCACAAAAAAAGCTGGGGAAACCCAATTCTCGTTCTAACGAAGAATGGGGAGCGTTCTATTATTACTCTAAATTCGGCGTTGGATTCGATTCATATATGCACGAGCTTACCAATAAATCACGTATTGCCGTTTTTGACCTGTACAATGAGAAGCAAAATCTTTCGCCATGGAATGTGAGAAAATGGATGGGTAAACCGTCCTCAGAATATTACAATGAAGTCGTAGGTGGTTATGAGATGGTATATCATTTGGGTAATCACGCCATTGTATTTAACTATGAGGAAGAAGAGGACTTGATTGACTTTACGAGTATATATTAA
- the rbsK gene encoding ribokinase, producing the protein MAKICVIGSSSMDLVVTSSRRPGAGETVLGDSFKTVPGGKGANQAVAAARLGAEVAMIGRVGDDAFGKDILENFRTNAVNTQNVKPVTHLESGTAHIILAEGDNSIVVVEAANREVTPAYVDEAAEVIRNADIVLIQQEIPEETVVHVSAMCAEFGTPLLLNPAPARKLPQEVIDNAAYITPNEHEAEILFHGMSPAQALRQYANKLFITEGSKGVRYFDGTEEILVPTYKVQAVDTTGAGDTFNAAFAVALAEGQPLQESIRFANRAASLSVTKFGAQGGMPTRDEVEESL; encoded by the coding sequence ATGGCTAAAATATGTGTAATTGGAAGCAGTTCAATGGATCTGGTTGTTACTTCGTCAAGACGGCCGGGGGCGGGTGAAACCGTTCTCGGAGACAGCTTCAAAACGGTCCCTGGCGGTAAGGGAGCCAATCAGGCTGTCGCTGCTGCACGACTGGGGGCTGAGGTTGCGATGATCGGCCGGGTAGGCGACGATGCTTTCGGCAAAGATATTTTAGAGAACTTCAGAACAAATGCTGTAAATACGCAAAATGTGAAACCGGTTACACATTTAGAAAGTGGAACGGCTCATATCATTCTGGCGGAAGGTGATAATAGTATCGTAGTGGTTGAAGCGGCGAATCGCGAAGTCACTCCTGCATATGTCGATGAAGCAGCGGAAGTGATCCGCAATGCAGATATCGTACTGATTCAGCAGGAAATCCCGGAGGAAACTGTTGTTCATGTCAGCGCAATGTGTGCGGAGTTCGGAACACCATTATTGCTTAATCCAGCTCCGGCGAGAAAATTGCCGCAAGAAGTTATTGATAATGCTGCATATATCACACCAAATGAGCATGAGGCCGAGATTTTGTTTCACGGTATGAGTCCGGCACAGGCATTGCGCCAATATGCGAACAAACTGTTCATCACGGAAGGCAGTAAAGGGGTTCGTTATTTTGATGGCACAGAGGAAATTCTAGTCCCAACTTATAAGGTGCAGGCAGTCGATACGACTGGTGCAGGGGATACGTTCAACGCCGCATTCGCAGTTGCTTTGGCTGAAGGTCAACCGTTGCAAGAGAGTATACGCTTCGCTAATCGGGCTGCATCGTTGTCAGTCACCAAGTTCGGAGCGCAGGGCGGCATGCCAACGCGTGATGAAGTAGAGGAGAGCTTGTAA
- a CDS encoding cyclase family protein, protein MKRLLLSYPLSVNTPVYKDNPPVEIQQQSSIAQGDPYNQFIITSLNHSGTHIDGPWHFNPKGKKLSELPLDDFIFSHPTILDIPKSDDELITKADLEPYEHLIAGSDLLLIRTGFGKLRSSDPVRYSDHNPGFAASAASYLMVFDSLRAIGMDMISAGSSLHEDEAIAFHQKILGKDRVDGKFILVIEDMNLNQDLSDIGVVYAVPLFVEGVDSSFSTIFTEKC, encoded by the coding sequence ATGAAACGTCTGCTCTTATCCTATCCGCTTAGCGTAAATACTCCCGTATATAAAGATAATCCCCCAGTTGAGATCCAGCAGCAATCAAGCATAGCTCAAGGGGACCCGTATAACCAATTTATCATCACATCCCTCAACCATAGCGGCACTCATATTGATGGGCCTTGGCACTTTAATCCCAAAGGCAAAAAACTGAGTGAGCTTCCATTAGACGATTTTATTTTCTCTCATCCTACGATCCTCGACATTCCCAAAAGTGATGACGAATTGATTACCAAAGCCGACCTGGAGCCCTATGAGCACCTGATTGCAGGCTCTGATTTGCTGCTCATACGTACAGGTTTTGGGAAGCTTCGTTCCTCAGACCCTGTTCGTTATAGTGATCATAACCCTGGGTTTGCCGCATCAGCTGCCAGTTACCTCATGGTGTTTGATTCACTACGAGCAATCGGCATGGATATGATCTCTGCGGGATCTTCACTTCATGAGGATGAAGCTATCGCTTTTCATCAGAAGATCCTGGGAAAAGATCGTGTGGATGGCAAATTCATTCTAGTCATTGAAGATATGAATTTAAACCAGGATTTATCAGATATCGGTGTTGTTTATGCTGTGCCTTTGTTTGTTGAAGGGGTTGACAGCAGTTTCAGTACCATTTTCACTGAAAAATGTTAG
- a CDS encoding DMT family transporter — MTDRNTLENYKPSKFSDPIFVMLIASLCCLLWGSAYPSIKLGYIAFNILPEDIASKYVFAGYRFTLAGLLLLLLSRIVRKEKLQLSRTQWTSLIMLGILQTGLQYMFFYVGVANTTGVKGSIMNATTTFFSVVLAHFIYKNDKLSRNKIVGCLLGFVGVIIVNFHTDLLTFSFSFTGEGFIILAALVFSVTALYAKRLTATIDVLIITGVSLFIGGLVLTLLGLLLGGRVTHFTLESTSNLIYLALLSSVAFCLWNMLLKYNKVGRVSVYNFLIPVFGALLSALFLGETILELKNLAALLFVSVGIYLVNRVRSVHSADNTPIK, encoded by the coding sequence GTGACAGACAGAAATACCCTTGAAAACTACAAACCGAGTAAATTTAGTGATCCCATTTTCGTCATGCTTATAGCGAGCCTTTGTTGCTTGTTATGGGGTAGTGCGTACCCGTCCATCAAACTTGGATATATCGCATTTAACATTCTGCCGGAAGACATTGCTTCCAAATACGTCTTTGCCGGATATCGATTCACACTGGCGGGATTGCTGCTATTACTCTTGTCTCGTATCGTTCGAAAAGAGAAGCTTCAATTATCCAGGACTCAGTGGACAAGCCTTATCATGTTAGGTATATTGCAAACCGGTTTGCAGTATATGTTTTTCTACGTTGGCGTAGCTAATACGACAGGTGTCAAAGGTTCCATTATGAACGCAACGACGACCTTCTTCAGTGTTGTTCTTGCCCATTTCATCTATAAGAACGACAAATTAAGCAGAAATAAAATCGTTGGCTGCTTGCTCGGATTTGTTGGCGTCATTATCGTAAACTTCCATACCGATCTGCTTACTTTTTCCTTTTCATTTACAGGCGAAGGTTTCATTATTTTAGCAGCCCTTGTGTTTTCCGTTACAGCCCTTTACGCAAAACGTCTCACCGCGACCATCGATGTTCTAATCATTACAGGGGTTAGCCTGTTCATTGGTGGACTGGTGCTTACGCTGTTAGGTCTATTACTCGGCGGACGAGTCACTCATTTCACCCTGGAATCCACCAGTAATTTGATCTATTTGGCCTTGCTGTCATCCGTTGCATTTTGTCTATGGAATATGCTTCTTAAGTACAATAAGGTCGGAAGAGTATCTGTATACAACTTTCTTATCCCTGTGTTTGGTGCATTGTTATCAGCGTTATTCCTCGGTGAAACGATCTTGGAATTGAAGAATCTGGCCGCATTGTTGTTCGTATCCGTTGGCATCTACTTGGTTAATCGTGTACGTTCTGTACATAGCGCCGATAACACGCCAATAAAATAA
- a CDS encoding YitT family protein encodes MHQNRKQKSNKLKILSKVLLIIIGGFITAYGLEAILIPNNVSDGGVTGLSIVGSQLFGLPLGMLIGIINIPFVWLGYKQIGKSFALYSIIGIASLAISTSLMHHVPTIIEGDTLLVTVVGGIIIGFGMGLALRNGGALDGIDMLAVLLSRKVPFGTSDLILFLNMFVFIVVSTVFGLQGAILSGLAYFIASKVIHIVEEGLSGSKTFKIITTQPEIMVETIRDRLGRGATYTEAYGGYSNEQFKEITCVINRMEESKIKDIIHEIDPSAFVVVYDVAEVRGGNFKKKDIH; translated from the coding sequence ATGCATCAAAACAGAAAACAAAAGTCAAACAAGTTAAAGATCCTCTCCAAAGTATTATTGATTATCATTGGGGGATTTATAACGGCTTATGGCCTGGAAGCCATATTGATCCCGAATAATGTCTCAGATGGTGGTGTCACAGGTCTGAGTATCGTAGGATCACAGCTGTTTGGATTACCGCTGGGGATGCTCATCGGGATTATTAATATTCCGTTTGTATGGCTCGGGTACAAGCAGATTGGTAAAAGCTTCGCGTTATATTCAATCATCGGTATTGCTTCACTGGCGATCAGCACCAGTCTGATGCACCATGTACCAACGATCATCGAAGGGGATACCTTGCTCGTTACGGTGGTCGGCGGGATTATCATCGGTTTCGGTATGGGTCTTGCATTACGTAATGGCGGGGCATTGGATGGCATAGATATGCTGGCTGTACTTCTTTCGCGTAAAGTCCCTTTTGGAACCAGTGATCTCATTCTGTTTCTCAACATGTTTGTCTTTATTGTCGTTTCTACCGTGTTCGGTCTGCAAGGAGCGATTTTGTCAGGACTTGCGTATTTTATTGCTTCCAAAGTAATACATATTGTTGAAGAGGGATTAAGCGGCTCCAAAACGTTTAAAATTATTACCACTCAACCTGAGATCATGGTTGAAACCATCCGTGACCGTCTAGGTCGTGGTGCAACGTACACCGAGGCGTATGGTGGATACTCCAATGAACAATTCAAGGAAATTACTTGTGTCATTAACCGGATGGAAGAGAGCAAAATTAAAGATATCATTCATGAAATTGACCCATCTGCTTTTGTAGTTGTATACGATGTAGCTGAAGTAAGAGGTGGCAATTTCAAAAAGAAAGATATTCACTAA
- a CDS encoding serine hydrolase domain-containing protein has translation MDFKPLATFIDRMTSWRIPWAEVLVMHRNDTVFHYRNGYANLEDKTPISDGAIFNLYSMTKIMTCVAGLQLVEKGEILLSDPLSDYLPEYADMTVKKTMVNGEVRLEKATRAITVRDLFTMTAGFSYDVGSPSIQEAVKNTHGTLPTREFAKALAKEPLLFEPGTHWNYSMCHDVLGALVEVVSGKSFGAYLRDEITGPLGMNDTTFNLNDEQQKRLIPQYAYNDELEKAVRMDGNGFRVGTELESGGAGLLSTVSDYARFLNALTGRGTSPEGVRILSQASVELMRTDHLNEMTRGDYSWDHMYGYGYGLGVRTHISKARSGSLSPLGEFGWSGAAGCMAIIDPDSELTVMYAQHLLNSQEGYVQRRLRNVIYSCL, from the coding sequence ATGGACTTTAAACCACTTGCTACATTTATTGACCGCATGACATCCTGGCGTATACCGTGGGCAGAGGTATTGGTGATGCATCGAAATGATACTGTTTTCCATTATCGTAATGGTTACGCCAATCTGGAGGACAAAACGCCTATTAGCGATGGAGCAATCTTCAATCTATACTCCATGACCAAAATCATGACCTGTGTGGCAGGACTGCAACTAGTGGAGAAAGGTGAAATACTGCTAAGTGATCCACTTTCCGATTATTTGCCCGAATATGCCGATATGACGGTGAAGAAAACGATGGTAAACGGAGAGGTTCGACTGGAAAAGGCGACAAGAGCCATTACCGTACGCGATTTGTTCACCATGACCGCCGGATTCTCCTATGACGTAGGTAGTCCAAGTATTCAGGAAGCCGTAAAAAACACCCACGGAACATTGCCAACACGTGAATTCGCGAAAGCGCTAGCGAAGGAACCGCTTTTGTTTGAGCCAGGAACACATTGGAATTACAGCATGTGCCATGATGTGCTCGGAGCCTTGGTGGAAGTCGTCAGTGGTAAAAGCTTTGGTGCGTATCTCCGGGACGAAATCACCGGACCACTTGGTATGAACGACACAACGTTCAATCTGAACGATGAGCAGCAGAAACGCCTTATTCCGCAATATGCATACAATGACGAACTTGAAAAGGCTGTACGTATGGATGGGAATGGATTCCGTGTAGGTACCGAGCTGGAGAGCGGTGGCGCTGGGTTGTTATCAACCGTCAGCGATTATGCACGGTTTCTGAACGCGCTTACTGGACGTGGTACGAGTCCTGAAGGTGTGCGCATTTTGTCACAAGCTTCAGTGGAACTGATGCGAACGGATCATCTGAACGAGATGACTCGCGGTGATTATTCGTGGGATCATATGTATGGATACGGCTATGGACTAGGTGTCCGTACACATATCTCGAAAGCACGCAGTGGTTCGCTGAGCCCGCTTGGTGAATTTGGATGGAGTGGTGCTGCTGGTTGTATGGCTATTATTGATCCGGATTCAGAGCTTACGGTCATGTATGCCCAGCATTTGCTGAACAGTCAGGAAGGATATGTTCAACGACGCTTACGTAATGTGATATACTCCTGTCTATAA